A region of Argentina anserina chromosome 5, drPotAnse1.1, whole genome shotgun sequence DNA encodes the following proteins:
- the LOC126794756 gene encoding kinesin-like protein KIN-8A isoform X2 yields the protein MPVSTRSQSDQKPRSDQEQQTQTHSDLLPLRNPHHGLKEKMKALTLLYEQQKQASAALRNPNPNPSELRLAAQQCRKQENESELRPGSRVVMRENNNNNSNARHNSTVTRTYVLPLPPPPAHHDAKENAPVSGATTTDRILSFASIPRKAKPPATAVARRLSLGCGGGQAAEMEEVMESETKYGALEMKKAGNVGSRIMVYVRLRPMSKKEREAGSRCCVRIVNRRDVYLTEFASENDYLRLKRLRGRHFTFDASFTDSSSQQEVYSTSTAELVEAVLQGKNGSIFCYGATGAGKTYTMLGTLENPGVMVLAIKDVFTKLRQRSCDGNHVVHLSYLEVYNETVRDLLSPGRPLVLREDKQGIVAAGLTQYRAYSTDEVMQLLQRGNQNRTTEPTRCNETSSRSHAILQVVVEYQVKDAFMNVVNRIGKLSLIDLAGSERALATDQRTVRSIEGANINRSLLALSSCINALVEGKKHIPYRNSKLTQLLKDSLGGACNTVMIANISPCNLSFGETQNTLHWADRAKEIRTKACDVHEETVEVPESETDQAKLLLELQKENRELRVQLARHQQKLLVVQAQSLAANASPTPPSSATSLLTPPTSAQSNEKRKHRPSFLARNCFTPESKRSADAEVVRELQKTVKALEAEIERMKKDHTSQLKQKDDLIRDLFSRKSDQTPAPAAGREGTKTIVTRASLRPKEPSTGELKSPSHRFRSPIPTAKKRSFWDITTANSPSVTTQNGRKTRSHVVREPPTAPSMLLQPGFSRQKPKH from the exons atgCCAGTATCAACTAGGTCGCAGAGTGACCAGAAACCCAGGTCCGATCAAGAACAACAGACCCAGACCCACTCGGATCTTCTCCCGCTGCGAAACCCACACCATGGATTGAAGGAAAAGATGAAAGCTTTAACCTTGCTCTACGAGCAGCAGAAGCAAGCCTCCGCAGCTCTCCGAAACCCGAACCCGAACCCGTCGGAGCTCCGACTCGCGGCCCAGCAGTGTAGGAAGCAAGAGAACGAGTCGGAGCTCCGACCCGGCAGCCGGGTCGTCATGAGAgagaacaacaacaacaacagcaatGCGAGGCACAACTCCACCGTCACAAGAACCTACGTCCTCCCTCTGCCTCCGCCTCCGGCTCACCACGACGCCAAGGAGAATGCGCCGGTCTCCGGAGCAACCACCACCGACCGGATTCTCAGCTTTGCTTCGATCCCAAGAAAGGCCAAACCCCCGGCGACGGCGGTGGCGCGGCGGCTCTCGCTCGGCTGTGGAGGAGGTCAGGCGGCGGAAATGGAGGAGGTGATGGAATCGGAGACGAAGTATGGCGCTTTGGAGATGAAAAAGGCGGGAAATGTGGGGAGCCGGATAATGGTGTATGTGAGGCTGAGGCCGATGAGCAAGAAGGAGAGGGAGGCCGGTTCGAGGTGTTGTGTGAGAATCGTGAACCGGCGTGACGTGTACTTGACGGAGTTTGCGAGTGAGAATGACTATTTGAGGCTCAAGAGGCTGAGAGGTcgtcatttcacgtttgatgCTTCGTTTACAGATTCAAGTTCTCAGCAGGAAGTTTATTCCACCAG CACAGCTGAGCTTGTGGAAGCAGTTCTGCAAGGGAAGAATGGATCAATTTTTTGTTATGGTGCCACGGGAGCTGGGAAGACGTATACAATGCTTGGTACTCTTGAGAATCCGGGAGTGATGGTTTTGGCGATCAAGGACGTTTTTACAAAGTTAAGGCAGAGGAGCTGTGATGGAAATCATGTTGTTCATCTGTCGTATCTTGAAGTCTATAACGAAACTGTCAGGGATTTGCTCTCTCCCGGACGTCCTCTGGTTCTTAGAGAAGATAAACAG GGAATTGTAGCAGCCGGTCTTACACAGTACAGAGCTTATTCCACCGATGAA GTTATGCAATTGCTTCAGCGGGGAAACCAAAACCGAACTACTGAACCGACCCGCTGTAATGAAACTTCTTCTCGCTCCCATGCTATTTTACAG GTTGTGGTTGAATACCAGGTAAAAGATGCTTTTATGAATGTGGTCAACCGCATAGGCAAGCTTTCACTCATTGATCTTGCCGGATCGGAGAGAGCCCTTGCCACAGATCAGAGAACTGTAAGATCTATTGAGGGTGCCAATATAAATCGGTCACTCCTAGCACTGAGTAGTTGCATCAATGCTCTCGTGGAGGGAAAGAAGCACATACCTTATCGAAATTCAAAGTTGACCCAACTTCTCAAGGATTCTCTAGGAGGAGCTTGTAACACTGTGATGATTGCCAATATCAGCCCGTGTAACCTCTCATTTGGTGAAACCCAAAACACTCTTCACTGGGCTGATCGAGCAAAGGAAATTAGGACCAAG GCATGCGATGTCCATGAGGAAACAGTGGAAGTTCCTGAATCTGAAACTGATCAGGCTAAACTATTACTTGAACTACAGAAAGAGAACCGTGAACTTCGAGTACAACTGGCACGTCATCAACAGAAGCTATTAGTTGTCCAAGCACAATCCTTGGCTGCAAATGCATCTCCAACACCCCCTTCTTCAGCTACCTCGCTCTTGACTCCTCCAACGTCTGCCCAATCAAATGAGAAGAGAAAACACAGACCATCTTTCTTGGCTAGGAATTGTTTCACACCGGAATCCAAAAGAAGTGCGGATGCAGAAGTAGTTAGAGAGCTTCAAAAGACAGTAAAAGCTTTAGAAGCAGAAATTGAAAGGATGAAGAAGGATCATACTTCGCAGCTAAAGCAGAAGGATGATCTTATCCGTGATCTTTTTTCACGTAAAAGTGATCAAACACCGGCACCAGCAGCTGGGAGGGAGGGGACAAAGACAATAGTCACAAGAGCTAGTTTGAGACCAAAGGAGCCAAGCACTGGTGAGTTGAAGAGTCCAAGTCATCGTTTCCGGTCACCAATCCCAACAGCGAAAAAACGAAGCTTTTGGGATATCACAACCGCAAATAGCCCATCAGTTACTACACAAAATGGAAGGAAAACTAGAAGTCATGTTGTTCGTGAACCGCCTACTGCTCCCTCTATGCTTCTTCAG CCAGGTTTTTCACGGCAAAAGCCCAAACATTGA
- the LOC126794756 gene encoding kinesin-like protein KIN-8A isoform X1: protein MPVSTRSQSDQKPRSDQEQQTQTHSDLLPLRNPHHGLKEKMKALTLLYEQQKQASAALRNPNPNPSELRLAAQQCRKQENESELRPGSRVVMRENNNNNSNARHNSTVTRTYVLPLPPPPAHHDAKENAPVSGATTTDRILSFASIPRKAKPPATAVARRLSLGCGGGQAAEMEEVMESETKYGALEMKKAGNVGSRIMVYVRLRPMSKKEREAGSRCCVRIVNRRDVYLTEFASENDYLRLKRLRGRHFTFDASFTDSSSQQEVYSTSTAELVEAVLQGKNGSIFCYGATGAGKTYTMLGTLENPGVMVLAIKDVFTKLRQRSCDGNHVVHLSYLEVYNETVRDLLSPGRPLVLREDKQGIVAAGLTQYRAYSTDEVMQLLQRGNQNRTTEPTRCNETSSRSHAILQVVVEYQVKDAFMNVVNRIGKLSLIDLAGSERALATDQRTVRSIEGANINRSLLALSSCINALVEGKKHIPYRNSKLTQLLKDSLGGACNTVMIANISPCNLSFGETQNTLHWADRAKEIRTKACDVHEETVEVPESETDQAKLLLELQKENRELRVQLARHQQKLLVVQAQSLAANASPTPPSSATSLLTPPTSAQSNEKRKHRPSFLARNCFTPESKRSADAEVVRELQKTVKALEAEIERMKKDHTSQLKQKDDLIRDLFSRKSDQTPAPAAGREGTKTIVTRASLRPKEPSTGELKSPSHRFRSPIPTAKKRSFWDITTANSPSVTTQNGRKTRSHVVREPPTAPSMLLQLAYPCFCFVIFFGPHIINYTSQVFHGKSPNIEVTQEG, encoded by the exons atgCCAGTATCAACTAGGTCGCAGAGTGACCAGAAACCCAGGTCCGATCAAGAACAACAGACCCAGACCCACTCGGATCTTCTCCCGCTGCGAAACCCACACCATGGATTGAAGGAAAAGATGAAAGCTTTAACCTTGCTCTACGAGCAGCAGAAGCAAGCCTCCGCAGCTCTCCGAAACCCGAACCCGAACCCGTCGGAGCTCCGACTCGCGGCCCAGCAGTGTAGGAAGCAAGAGAACGAGTCGGAGCTCCGACCCGGCAGCCGGGTCGTCATGAGAgagaacaacaacaacaacagcaatGCGAGGCACAACTCCACCGTCACAAGAACCTACGTCCTCCCTCTGCCTCCGCCTCCGGCTCACCACGACGCCAAGGAGAATGCGCCGGTCTCCGGAGCAACCACCACCGACCGGATTCTCAGCTTTGCTTCGATCCCAAGAAAGGCCAAACCCCCGGCGACGGCGGTGGCGCGGCGGCTCTCGCTCGGCTGTGGAGGAGGTCAGGCGGCGGAAATGGAGGAGGTGATGGAATCGGAGACGAAGTATGGCGCTTTGGAGATGAAAAAGGCGGGAAATGTGGGGAGCCGGATAATGGTGTATGTGAGGCTGAGGCCGATGAGCAAGAAGGAGAGGGAGGCCGGTTCGAGGTGTTGTGTGAGAATCGTGAACCGGCGTGACGTGTACTTGACGGAGTTTGCGAGTGAGAATGACTATTTGAGGCTCAAGAGGCTGAGAGGTcgtcatttcacgtttgatgCTTCGTTTACAGATTCAAGTTCTCAGCAGGAAGTTTATTCCACCAG CACAGCTGAGCTTGTGGAAGCAGTTCTGCAAGGGAAGAATGGATCAATTTTTTGTTATGGTGCCACGGGAGCTGGGAAGACGTATACAATGCTTGGTACTCTTGAGAATCCGGGAGTGATGGTTTTGGCGATCAAGGACGTTTTTACAAAGTTAAGGCAGAGGAGCTGTGATGGAAATCATGTTGTTCATCTGTCGTATCTTGAAGTCTATAACGAAACTGTCAGGGATTTGCTCTCTCCCGGACGTCCTCTGGTTCTTAGAGAAGATAAACAG GGAATTGTAGCAGCCGGTCTTACACAGTACAGAGCTTATTCCACCGATGAA GTTATGCAATTGCTTCAGCGGGGAAACCAAAACCGAACTACTGAACCGACCCGCTGTAATGAAACTTCTTCTCGCTCCCATGCTATTTTACAG GTTGTGGTTGAATACCAGGTAAAAGATGCTTTTATGAATGTGGTCAACCGCATAGGCAAGCTTTCACTCATTGATCTTGCCGGATCGGAGAGAGCCCTTGCCACAGATCAGAGAACTGTAAGATCTATTGAGGGTGCCAATATAAATCGGTCACTCCTAGCACTGAGTAGTTGCATCAATGCTCTCGTGGAGGGAAAGAAGCACATACCTTATCGAAATTCAAAGTTGACCCAACTTCTCAAGGATTCTCTAGGAGGAGCTTGTAACACTGTGATGATTGCCAATATCAGCCCGTGTAACCTCTCATTTGGTGAAACCCAAAACACTCTTCACTGGGCTGATCGAGCAAAGGAAATTAGGACCAAG GCATGCGATGTCCATGAGGAAACAGTGGAAGTTCCTGAATCTGAAACTGATCAGGCTAAACTATTACTTGAACTACAGAAAGAGAACCGTGAACTTCGAGTACAACTGGCACGTCATCAACAGAAGCTATTAGTTGTCCAAGCACAATCCTTGGCTGCAAATGCATCTCCAACACCCCCTTCTTCAGCTACCTCGCTCTTGACTCCTCCAACGTCTGCCCAATCAAATGAGAAGAGAAAACACAGACCATCTTTCTTGGCTAGGAATTGTTTCACACCGGAATCCAAAAGAAGTGCGGATGCAGAAGTAGTTAGAGAGCTTCAAAAGACAGTAAAAGCTTTAGAAGCAGAAATTGAAAGGATGAAGAAGGATCATACTTCGCAGCTAAAGCAGAAGGATGATCTTATCCGTGATCTTTTTTCACGTAAAAGTGATCAAACACCGGCACCAGCAGCTGGGAGGGAGGGGACAAAGACAATAGTCACAAGAGCTAGTTTGAGACCAAAGGAGCCAAGCACTGGTGAGTTGAAGAGTCCAAGTCATCGTTTCCGGTCACCAATCCCAACAGCGAAAAAACGAAGCTTTTGGGATATCACAACCGCAAATAGCCCATCAGTTACTACACAAAATGGAAGGAAAACTAGAAGTCATGTTGTTCGTGAACCGCCTACTGCTCCCTCTATGCTTCTTCAG CTTGCCTATCCATGTTTCTGCTTTGTGATATTTTTTGGACCGCACATCATCAATTATACCAGCCAGGTTTTTCACGGCAAAAGCCCAAACATTGAAGTAACACAAGAAGGATGA
- the LOC126794767 gene encoding mavicyanin-like yields METSKVFVLLVLLSTFHFLVVTCIQFEVGGNNGWEVPKSKDDYNRWASKNRFKVGDTVHFNFTKDSVMVVTEEEYDKCSSTRPIFFSKESTEYKLDRPGLFYFMSGVSGHCQRGQKMIIKVLEPASPPQPPAELQKKNGAAGMAVAVSSVTAVLCFMSFIAVSMF; encoded by the exons ATGGAAACCTCAAAAGTGTTTGTCTTGCTTGTTCTTCTTTCCACCTTCCATTTCCTTGTTGTGACTTGCATCCAGTTTGAAGTTGGAGGCAACAATGGATGGGAGGTACCCAAATCAAAGGACGACTACAACCGATGGGCGTCGAAGAACCGGTTCAAAGTGGGCGACACTGTTC ATTTCAACTTCACTAAAGACTCGGTGATGGTGGTGACGGAGGAGGAGTATGACAAGTGCAGTTCGACACGTCccatcttcttctccaaaGAGTCCACCGAGTACAAGCTGGACCGACCAGGATTGTTCTACTTCATGAGTGGGGTGAGCGGGCACTGTCAGAGAGGCCAGAAGATGATCATCAAGGTGTTGGAGCCGGCGAGCCCTCCTCAGCCTCCAGCAGAGTTGCAGAAGAAGAATGGTGCTGCTGGAATGGCTGTTGCTGTGTCTTCTGTAACTGCTGTGCTCTGTTTTATGTCATTCATTGCGGTTTCCATGTTCTAA
- the LOC126794758 gene encoding DEAD-box ATP-dependent RNA helicase 51 — protein MADPTHASPMDDSKKRKRKRNRAKKPSESELAEQPEPQIDEAGNGDGEELPKDKKSEKKSKKMTKVKAEAENPSETKEDEEEAEEVEEKKEKKVRSGGGTGIMSTVTFASLNLSEKTFSAIQELGFQHMTQIQSRAIPPLLIGKDVLGAARTGSGKTLAFLVPAIELLYHAGFAPRNGTGVVVICPTRELAIQSHAVAKDLLKNHSQTLGLVIGGSARRGEAERLAKGVNLLVATPGRLLDHLQNTKGFVYKNLKCLVIDEADRILEANFEEEMKQIINILPKNRQTALFSATQTKKVEDLARLSFQTTPMYIDVDDGRTRVTNEGLQQGYCIVPSAKRFILLYSFLTKNLSKKVMVFFSSCNSVKFHADLLRYVNVECFDIHGKQKQQKRTTTFFDYCKAEKGILLCTDVAARGLDIPAVDWIVQFDPPDEPKEYIHRVGRTARGEGGKGNALLFLIPEELQFLRYLKEAKVPVKEYEFNEKKLKNVQSQLEKLVGNNYHLNRAAKDAYRSYLLAYNSHSMKDIFNVHRLDLQAVASSFCFSNPPKVNLNLDSSASKFRKGMRKVDGKRHGINPGNPYGRQKGGDDTRQFVRH, from the exons ATGGCCGACCCAACCCACGCATCTCCCATGGACGATTCGAAGAAGAGGAAGCGCAAGAGAAACAGAGCGAAGAAGCCGTCGGAATCCGAACTTGCAGAGCAACCGGAGCCCCAAATTGATGAAGCGGGAAACGGCGACGGCGAGGAGCTACCTAAGGATAAGAAGTCGGAGAAGAAGAGTAAGAAGATGACAAAAGTAAAGGCCGAGGCTGAAAACCCTAGCGAGACCaaagaggatgaagaagaagctgaggaggtggaggagaagaaagagaagaaggtgAGGAGTGGTGGAGGGACTGGGATTATGAGCACTGTGACATTTGCTTCATTAAATTTATCGGAGAAAACATTTTCGGCGATTCAAGAATTGGGCTTTCAGCACATGACTCAG ATTCAATCCAGAGCAATACCACCTCTGTTGATCGGAAAAGATGTGCTTGGAGCTGCAAGGACAGGTTCTGGAAAGACTCTTGCGTTCCTAGTGCCGGCTATTGAGTTGTTATATCACGCAGGGTTTGCGCCTCGCAATGGAACTGGTGTTGTTGTCATTTGCCCAACTAGGGAGCTCGCGATACAG TCCCATGCTGTGGCCAAGGACCTTCTCAAGAATCACTCGCAGACTCTTGGCTTGGTTATTGGTGGTTCGGCTAGGAGAGGAGAAGCAGAGCGTCTTGCAAAAGGAGTAAACCTATTGGTTGCAACCCCAGGTCGTCTTCTTGACCATCTGCAGAACACAAAGGGATTTGTATATAAGAACTTGAAG TGCCTTGTCATTGACGAGGCTGACAGGATACTGGAAGCAAACtttgaagaagaaatgaaGCAAATTATTAACATTCTACCCAAG AATAGGCAAACagctttattttctgcaaCCCAGACTAAGAAG GTTGAAGATCTTGCTCGCTTGTCCTTCCAGACAACACCTATGTATATAGACGTcgatgatggaagaactagg GTTACGAATGAAGGGCTGCAACAAGGCTATTGTATTGTGCCAAGTGCCAAGAGATTTATTCTCCTATATTCTTTCCTGACGAAGAATCTATCAAAGAAAGTGAtggtcttcttctcttcttgtaACTCGGTGAAATTCCATGCCGACCTTCTTAGATACGTGAATGTGGAATGCTTTGATATACATGGAAAGCAAAAGCAGCAAAAGAGGACAACTACTTTTTTTGACTACTGCAAAGCAGAGAAAGGAATCTTACTTTGTACTGATGTTGCTGCTCGTGGCTTGGATATCCCTGCTGTG GACTGGATTGTGCAGTTTGATCCTCCAGATGAACCCAAG GAATATATCCACAGGGTTGGTCGAACAGCTCGTGGGGAGGGTGGAAAAGGAAATGCACTACTTTTCCTTATTCCTGAAGAGTTGCAATTTCTTCGCTATCTGAAG GAGGCAAAAGTCCCTGTTAAAGAGTATGAATTTAATGAGAAGAAGTTAAAAAATGTGCAATCTCAGCTG GAGAAATTGGTAGGCAACAACTACCATCTGAACCGTGCAGCAAAAGATGCATATAGATCTTATCTATTAGCATATAATTCACACTCTATGAAGGACATCTTTAATGTTCACCGACTTGATCTCCAG GCGGTTGCTTCTTCATTTTGCTTTTCTAATCCACCCAAGGTAAATTTGAACTTAGACAGCAGCGCGTCAAAGTTCAGGAAGGGCATGCGTAAAGTGGATGGAAAGCGACATGGAATCAATCCTGGCAATCCTTACGGAAGGCAAAAGGGCGGAGATGATACAAGGCAATTTGTGAGACATTAG